A genomic stretch from Frigoribacterium sp. PvP032 includes:
- a CDS encoding translesion error-prone DNA polymerase V autoproteolytic subunit, protein MGGEARPDHLLPQQAAEAVHAGFPSPAQGYYNGPVDLNRHLMRDPTATFLVRVSGDSMTGAGIFDGDELVVDRGLDAHDGHVVVAVVNAELTVKRLSWRDGQMVLSPENPAYPEIVLSELDEATIWGVVTRCLHRV, encoded by the coding sequence GTGGGCGGCGAAGCACGGCCCGACCACCTCCTCCCTCAGCAGGCTGCCGAGGCCGTGCACGCTGGGTTCCCCTCGCCCGCGCAGGGGTACTACAACGGTCCCGTCGACCTCAACCGGCACCTGATGCGCGACCCGACGGCGACGTTCCTCGTGCGCGTCAGCGGCGACAGCATGACGGGGGCCGGCATCTTCGACGGCGACGAGCTCGTGGTCGACCGCGGCCTCGACGCGCACGACGGCCACGTCGTCGTCGCGGTCGTCAACGCCGAGCTGACCGTCAAGCGCCTGTCGTGGCGTGACGGGCAGATGGTGCTCAGCCCCGAGAACCCGGCCTACCCCGAGATCGTGCTGTCCGAGCTCGACGAGGCGACGATCTGGGGCGTCGTGACGAGGTGCCTGCACCGTGTCTGA
- a CDS encoding VOC family protein — protein MTLFISCPVADVERATAFYAALGWELQAAMSGPQSSCFAIAPEQNVMLTSRAMYESVGGVEELIGGPDTPSKVTVSYDLPSKEAVDELVERAAAAGGRVGDTDDYPFMYQRQFDDLDGYHYSPFWMKPDAEADATVPA, from the coding sequence ATGACCCTCTTCATCAGCTGCCCCGTCGCGGACGTCGAGCGCGCGACCGCCTTCTACGCCGCGCTCGGCTGGGAGCTGCAGGCGGCGATGTCGGGCCCCCAGTCGTCGTGCTTCGCGATCGCGCCCGAGCAGAACGTCATGCTGACGAGCCGTGCGATGTACGAGAGCGTCGGCGGCGTCGAGGAGCTGATCGGCGGGCCCGACACCCCCTCGAAGGTCACGGTCTCGTACGACCTGCCCAGCAAGGAGGCGGTGGACGAGCTGGTCGAGCGCGCCGCGGCCGCAGGCGGTCGCGTCGGCGACACCGACGACTATCCCTTCATGTACCAGCGCCAGTTCGACGACCTCGACGGGTACCACTATTCGCCGTTCTGGATGAAGCCCGACGCCGAGGCGGACGCGACCGTTCCTGCGTAG
- a CDS encoding Y-family DNA polymerase yields the protein MSEPVAAAAGASGRSIAIVDANNFYVSCERVFNPALEGRPVVVLSNNDGCVIARSEEAKALNVDMAAPWHSIAPIAEMQGVVAVSSNYELYGDMSARSAEVLSRYTSSQEVYSIDESFIELTGTLDETIRQAREIRRAVRKLIGLPVSIGIAPTKTLAKLANRGSKRAPALGGVCHLGSYAPDRQTAILASVDVGDVWGIGRRTAKKLAPLGVHTAADLRDADAARIRARFGVVQARVVHELRGVDCLPIEEVQPEREQIYHSRSFAVPVTTVTELEEVLSVYTQRAAARLRRQGSLTRMMRCFAATSPFSDSAAHTNHSVSVAFPEPTDDAATLSRAAIAALGPQLEAGKRYVRAGVTLMELTPRDEHASLDVFDLEGAAPPAYGAVIDRIAGKFGEDTLGLGVAGLRHRRGWSMKRDMVSPRATTHWDELATVKAN from the coding sequence GTGTCTGAGCCTGTCGCCGCTGCAGCTGGTGCGTCGGGCCGCAGCATCGCGATCGTCGACGCCAACAACTTCTACGTCTCGTGCGAGCGCGTCTTCAACCCGGCCCTCGAGGGGCGGCCCGTGGTCGTCCTGTCGAACAACGACGGTTGCGTCATCGCCCGGTCAGAAGAGGCGAAGGCCCTGAACGTCGACATGGCCGCTCCGTGGCACAGCATCGCCCCGATCGCCGAGATGCAGGGCGTCGTGGCCGTCTCGAGCAACTACGAGCTCTACGGCGACATGTCCGCCCGGTCGGCCGAGGTCCTCAGCCGCTACACGAGCAGCCAGGAGGTCTACTCGATCGACGAGTCGTTCATCGAGCTGACCGGCACGCTCGACGAGACGATCCGGCAGGCACGCGAGATCCGCCGGGCCGTCCGCAAGCTGATCGGGCTGCCCGTCAGCATCGGCATCGCCCCGACGAAGACCCTGGCGAAGCTCGCCAACCGCGGCTCGAAGCGGGCACCCGCACTGGGAGGCGTCTGTCACCTGGGCAGCTACGCCCCCGACCGGCAGACCGCCATCCTCGCGAGCGTCGACGTGGGCGACGTCTGGGGCATCGGACGTCGCACGGCGAAGAAGCTCGCGCCGCTCGGGGTGCACACCGCGGCCGACCTCCGCGACGCCGACGCGGCGCGGATCCGTGCGCGGTTCGGCGTCGTGCAGGCGCGGGTCGTGCACGAGCTGCGCGGGGTCGACTGCCTCCCCATCGAGGAGGTCCAGCCCGAGCGGGAGCAGATCTACCACTCGCGGTCGTTCGCCGTGCCCGTCACCACGGTGACCGAGCTCGAGGAGGTCCTGTCCGTCTACACGCAGCGTGCTGCGGCCCGGCTGCGGAGACAGGGCTCGCTCACGCGGATGATGCGCTGCTTCGCCGCGACCTCCCCGTTCTCCGACAGCGCCGCGCACACGAACCACTCGGTGTCGGTGGCGTTCCCCGAGCCCACCGACGACGCGGCGACCCTGTCCCGGGCGGCGATCGCCGCGCTCGGCCCGCAGCTCGAGGCCGGCAAGCGCTACGTCCGGGCCGGTGTCACCCTGATGGAGCTCACCCCGCGTGACGAGCACGCGAGCCTCGACGTCTTCGACCTCGAGGGCGCGGCGCCTCCGGCCTACGGCGCGGTCATCGACCGCATCGCCGGCAAGTTCGGAGAAGACACGCTGGGGCTCGGCGTCGCCGGGCTCCGTCACCGCCGAGGCTGGTCGATGAAGCGCGACATGGTCTCGCCCCGGGCGACCACCCACTGGGACGAGCTCGCCACAGTCAAGGCGAACTGA
- a CDS encoding cupin domain-containing protein, with the protein MTNIAGIDLAHELSQVEAHWTPRVVGQVNDQYVKVAKLLGELVWHAHDAEDEMFLVVSGRLRIQLPDDQEVVLGPGQFHVVPRGVQHNPIADEEVEIVLVETVTTAHTGDVVVEGTVPIERQLGASR; encoded by the coding sequence ATGACGAACATCGCCGGCATCGACCTCGCCCACGAGCTGAGCCAGGTCGAGGCGCACTGGACCCCGCGGGTCGTGGGGCAGGTGAACGACCAGTACGTGAAGGTCGCGAAGCTGCTCGGCGAGCTCGTCTGGCACGCCCACGACGCCGAGGACGAGATGTTCCTCGTCGTCTCGGGCCGCCTCCGCATCCAGCTGCCGGACGACCAGGAGGTGGTGCTCGGCCCCGGACAGTTCCACGTCGTCCCGCGGGGGGTGCAGCACAACCCGATCGCCGACGAGGAGGTGGAAATCGTCCTGGTCGAGACGGTCACGACCGCGCACACCGGCGACGTCGTCGTCGAGGGGACGGTCCCGATCGAGCGCCAGCTCGGCGCCTCCCGCTGA
- a CDS encoding TetR/AcrR family transcriptional regulator encodes MARRGPYAKGVAKREEILRTALEVVDRNGMRGTSVRELADAVDLTQAGLLHHFGSKEALFLAILTVRDDEDAERATGLDVIDQFLLVIRRNARTPGMVQLFTSLSAAATSDPAHPAHAWFAERYVRFRTLLTETMRERQARGELPDDVDVEKLAAVMMAVSDGMQLQWMLDPSTDMAAHVRLVWELALGSAPRITAS; translated from the coding sequence ATGGCACGTCGGGGTCCGTACGCGAAGGGCGTGGCCAAGCGTGAGGAGATCCTCCGGACGGCCCTCGAGGTCGTCGACCGGAACGGGATGCGGGGCACCTCGGTGCGCGAGCTCGCCGACGCCGTCGACCTGACCCAGGCGGGCCTGCTGCACCACTTCGGCAGCAAGGAGGCGTTGTTCCTCGCCATCCTCACGGTGCGTGACGACGAGGACGCCGAGCGCGCGACGGGGCTCGACGTCATCGACCAGTTCCTGCTGGTCATCCGGCGCAACGCGCGGACACCGGGCATGGTGCAGCTGTTCACGAGCCTGTCCGCGGCCGCTACCAGCGATCCGGCGCACCCGGCGCACGCCTGGTTCGCCGAGCGCTACGTCCGCTTCCGCACCCTGCTGACCGAGACCATGCGCGAGCGCCAGGCCCGCGGCGAGCTGCCCGACGACGTCGACGTCGAGAAGCTCGCCGCCGTGATGATGGCGGTCAGCGACGGCATGCAGCTGCAGTGGATGCTCGACCCGTCGACCGACATGGCCGCCCACGTCCGGCTCGTCTGGGAGCTCGCCCTCGGGAGCGCACCGCGGATCACCGCGAGCTGA
- a CDS encoding nucleoside deaminase, which yields MTERDDTFTALTVQRAQENVDAGGKPFACLLVRDGEVVVEASNHVAQTGDPTAHAEILAIRQAAEQGITDLRGFDAYVTAYPCPMCLGALYYAQPDRVIYAVSREEEAEHYEDGNRLMSLATFYDEYAKAPEERALAAEQGHVEGATAPFADWTARHSS from the coding sequence ATGACCGAACGAGACGACACCTTCACCGCCCTCACCGTCCAGCGCGCCCAGGAGAACGTGGACGCCGGGGGCAAGCCCTTCGCGTGCCTCCTCGTCCGTGACGGCGAGGTCGTCGTCGAGGCGAGCAACCACGTCGCCCAGACCGGCGACCCGACCGCGCACGCGGAGATCCTCGCCATCCGCCAGGCCGCCGAGCAGGGCATCACCGACCTGCGCGGGTTCGACGCCTACGTGACGGCGTACCCCTGCCCCATGTGCCTCGGCGCGCTCTACTACGCGCAGCCCGACCGCGTGATCTACGCGGTGAGCCGCGAGGAGGAGGCGGAGCACTACGAGGACGGCAACCGTCTGATGAGCCTCGCGACCTTCTACGACGAGTACGCGAAGGCCCCCGAGGAGCGCGCGCTGGCGGCCGAGCAGGGTCATGTCGAGGGGGCGACGGCGCCGTTCGCGGACTGGACCGCCCGGCACTCGTCGTGA
- a CDS encoding TetR/AcrR family transcriptional regulator, giving the protein MTQDDTAVEVETSAEPETGAPKLGRRRDPSRDADILQAAIDVLAETGYDGMTIEMVATRAKAGKATVYRRWASKSDLVIDAVACMKAAPGPGSVAELPDTGTLRGDLVAMIRPHSMQDNEKKLRVMAGIVSLLADNPELAAAVNTAIVRPRVEVNRRLLQRAIDRGEIPADVDVDNLALLSPSMVAYRTIIMKQPVDRAFLLGLIDGVVLPAVGLRPPADPAP; this is encoded by the coding sequence ATGACGCAGGACGACACGGCAGTCGAGGTCGAGACGTCCGCCGAGCCCGAGACGGGCGCCCCCAAGCTGGGCCGCCGGCGCGACCCCTCCCGCGACGCCGACATCCTCCAGGCCGCGATCGACGTGCTCGCCGAGACCGGCTACGACGGCATGACGATCGAGATGGTGGCCACGAGGGCGAAGGCCGGCAAGGCCACGGTCTACCGCCGGTGGGCGTCGAAGAGCGACCTCGTCATCGACGCGGTCGCCTGCATGAAGGCGGCCCCAGGCCCCGGCAGCGTGGCGGAGCTCCCCGACACGGGCACGCTGCGTGGCGACCTCGTCGCGATGATCAGGCCGCACTCGATGCAGGACAACGAGAAGAAGCTCAGGGTCATGGCCGGCATCGTCTCGCTGCTCGCCGACAACCCGGAGCTCGCGGCGGCCGTGAACACGGCGATCGTCCGGCCCCGGGTCGAGGTCAACCGACGGCTGCTGCAGCGGGCCATCGACCGGGGCGAGATCCCGGCCGACGTCGACGTCGACAACCTCGCGCTCCTGTCGCCGTCGATGGTGGCCTACCGCACCATCATCATGAAGCAGCCGGTCGACCGGGCTTTCCTGCTCGGGCTGATCGACGGCGTGGTGCTGCCCGCCGTCGGGCTGCGGCCGCCCGCCGACCCCGCGCCGTAA
- a CDS encoding Ig-like domain-containing protein yields the protein MPTKHRARSARPHLRLLAGGCVVALVAGGSALLAPQMASAAEKFSTAAIYGTVSGSSSVVSIDRTTGTATTVLTEPTGATGLNQLGFTNDGDKLLMTNGTNVYEYTASATAPGTAWETTARSTGATVANQMGGVDPRTDKYWFGGFVTGSGDKFSFTSYDPDGNKIAATAITVTALTPPGGNGDLAFDRLGNMYFISSSAGNAQIYRVDAADLSGTTTTATAIPVGPVITPPAALTSLAFADDGYLYISGSSGASFLKVNPVTGAILDRRTPSVTLTDMGTRQYPSTGQASTTLSEGRHDADDQFTVAVGGGDIPKPATASTVDKDTSATAGPVILLPGQSYTATQTPANDKTKTADYATEYRCTDIGTGAVVSEGKGSTAAFTVPSANGSNVKCEFTNPLAGPTAQDDTSRGNAEGRPVTVDVLANDSGDLDATTVRLLAPGVTGAQLSSDGRPLVVPGEGTWTVDATTGRVTFTPADGLVGDPTKVGYTVDDVRGKRGSAAITVAFAGTAVADAATTSQGAAVEIDVLDNDRGRIDRTSLTFPAADQPAGAVISDDGRTLTVPGEGTWTASATTGGVTFTPDPAFRGDAAPVTYRALDTDGTASSAPISVSVTAVAPRATDDIATTGQNAPVTVDVTANDAPGVTGGTPIDPTTVVFPAAGQPAGVTISSDGRTATVAGQGTYRADPATGVVTFTPAPAYAGPVEVVTYQVSDTSGLTDTATVEVTVNTVAPTAVPDRPTTTQGRPVVVDVLDNDEAGNSQTPIDPTTVSFTTPGQPADATVSEDGRTLTVPDQGVYEIDAKTGEVTFTPEPAFRGEATPISYWVADSDGAQSVTTITVTVTPVGPAPADDKDATSQNTPVLIDVTSNDAPGVEGGTPLDPTTVVFPTAGQPTGATVSDDGRTLTVPGQGTWTADPATGKVTYTPAQGATGTTSPVVYQVADTGGAQGTGSITVTVAPVTPTATDDTAETRQGTPVTVDVVGNDRGGNGRTPIEPTSVVFPSKGQPAGAVVSTDGRTLTVADQGTYTIDPATGAITFTPVAGLRGTASPVDYGVSDVDGSTTTATLTVTVSEVGPKAKDDTASTPQNTAVALDLPQNDAPGVAGGTAIDPSKVVFTSAGQPKDSVVSDGGRKLTVPSEGVWAVDRTSGVATFTPVDGFAGTTTPVTYRIADAGGATSTAVATVTVTPVAPRAADDQASTPQNTPVTIDLLANDAAGVRGGAALDPTSVVFTTTGQPAGAVLADGGKTLTLPGVGVLRIGAAKGSVVLTPAQAFVGTTAPVTYQVADARGLTATATVVVTVTSVVPTAAPDSAQTPAQTPVTIDPAGNDAPGNAGTPLAPTSVRLLDGTGSPVTVVTIAGTGTFTVDTTTGRITFAPEAAYTGTVTVPYVISDVDGGTARSTITVTVGTPPTALDDRRSTTPGTPVTVTVTGNDSSGSTALDPRSVQLVDPATGELVSSVTVPGTGTFEVGTDGTITFTPEATFSGTATVTYSVADEDGSRSTAELAVTVPAAPVPATPGIAVTPAAEGGGVVVTAPGGGSLAFTGTELAVPASIAVLLLVAGGSLLVVRRRKPARRH from the coding sequence GTGCCCACCAAGCACCGCGCTCGATCAGCGCGCCCCCACCTCAGACTGCTGGCAGGCGGCTGCGTCGTCGCGCTCGTCGCCGGCGGCTCCGCCCTGCTCGCGCCCCAGATGGCCTCTGCGGCCGAGAAGTTCTCGACCGCGGCGATCTACGGGACCGTGTCCGGCTCCTCCTCGGTCGTGTCGATCGACCGGACGACCGGCACGGCGACCACGGTCCTCACCGAGCCGACCGGCGCGACCGGCCTCAACCAGCTCGGCTTCACGAACGACGGCGACAAGCTGCTGATGACCAACGGGACGAACGTGTACGAGTACACGGCGTCGGCGACGGCGCCGGGCACCGCCTGGGAGACCACCGCCCGCTCGACCGGCGCCACGGTGGCCAACCAGATGGGCGGCGTCGACCCCCGGACGGACAAGTACTGGTTCGGCGGGTTCGTGACGGGCTCGGGCGACAAGTTCTCGTTCACCAGCTACGACCCGGACGGGAACAAGATCGCCGCGACGGCGATCACGGTGACGGCGCTGACGCCTCCCGGCGGCAACGGCGACCTCGCCTTCGACCGCCTCGGCAACATGTACTTCATCTCGAGCAGCGCCGGCAACGCACAGATCTACCGCGTCGACGCGGCCGACCTCAGCGGGACGACGACCACCGCCACCGCGATCCCCGTGGGCCCGGTCATCACCCCGCCCGCCGCGCTCACGTCGCTCGCCTTCGCCGACGACGGCTACCTCTACATCTCGGGGAGCAGCGGCGCCAGCTTCCTCAAGGTCAACCCCGTCACGGGGGCGATCCTCGACCGTCGCACCCCCTCGGTCACGCTGACCGACATGGGCACGCGCCAGTACCCCTCCACCGGCCAGGCGTCGACGACGCTCTCCGAGGGGCGCCACGACGCGGACGACCAGTTCACCGTCGCCGTCGGCGGCGGGGACATCCCGAAGCCGGCCACCGCGAGCACGGTCGACAAGGACACGTCGGCGACCGCCGGCCCCGTCATCCTGCTGCCGGGCCAGTCGTACACGGCGACGCAGACGCCCGCCAACGACAAGACGAAGACGGCGGACTACGCGACGGAGTACCGGTGCACGGACATCGGGACCGGCGCCGTCGTGTCGGAGGGCAAGGGCAGCACCGCCGCCTTCACCGTGCCGTCGGCCAACGGCAGCAACGTGAAGTGCGAGTTCACCAACCCGCTCGCGGGCCCGACCGCCCAGGACGACACGTCGCGCGGCAACGCCGAGGGCCGCCCGGTCACCGTCGACGTGCTCGCGAACGACTCCGGCGACCTCGACGCCACGACCGTGCGCCTGCTCGCGCCCGGCGTCACCGGCGCACAGCTCTCGAGCGACGGCCGCCCCCTCGTCGTCCCCGGAGAGGGCACCTGGACGGTCGACGCGACCACGGGGCGCGTGACCTTCACCCCCGCCGACGGCCTCGTCGGGGACCCGACCAAGGTGGGCTACACCGTCGACGACGTCCGCGGCAAGCGCGGCTCGGCCGCGATCACCGTCGCCTTCGCCGGCACCGCCGTCGCGGACGCCGCGACGACCAGCCAGGGCGCCGCCGTCGAGATCGACGTGCTCGACAACGACCGAGGCCGCATCGACCGCACCTCCCTGACCTTCCCCGCGGCCGACCAGCCGGCCGGCGCGGTCATCTCGGACGACGGACGCACGCTGACCGTGCCCGGCGAGGGCACCTGGACCGCGTCGGCCACCACCGGCGGGGTCACCTTCACGCCCGACCCGGCGTTCCGCGGGGATGCCGCCCCGGTGACGTACCGCGCCCTCGACACCGACGGCACCGCCTCCTCGGCTCCGATCTCCGTCTCGGTCACCGCCGTCGCCCCCCGCGCCACGGACGACATCGCGACGACCGGCCAGAACGCTCCCGTCACGGTCGACGTGACCGCCAACGACGCCCCCGGCGTGACCGGCGGCACCCCGATCGACCCGACGACCGTCGTGTTCCCCGCAGCGGGCCAGCCCGCCGGGGTCACGATCTCGAGCGACGGCCGCACCGCGACCGTCGCCGGCCAGGGCACCTACCGGGCCGACCCCGCCACCGGCGTCGTGACCTTCACCCCGGCGCCCGCCTACGCCGGCCCCGTGGAGGTCGTCACCTACCAGGTGTCGGACACCAGCGGCCTGACGGACACCGCCACCGTCGAAGTGACCGTGAACACGGTCGCCCCGACGGCCGTGCCCGACCGCCCGACCACCACGCAGGGCCGCCCCGTCGTCGTCGACGTGCTCGACAACGACGAGGCCGGCAACTCGCAGACCCCGATCGACCCGACCACCGTGTCGTTCACGACCCCCGGGCAGCCCGCCGACGCCACCGTGTCGGAGGACGGCCGCACGCTGACCGTCCCCGACCAGGGCGTCTACGAGATCGACGCGAAGACGGGCGAGGTCACGTTCACGCCCGAGCCCGCGTTCCGCGGCGAGGCCACCCCGATCAGCTACTGGGTCGCGGACAGCGACGGCGCCCAGTCGGTGACGACCATCACGGTCACCGTGACCCCGGTGGGCCCTGCGCCCGCCGACGACAAGGACGCGACGAGCCAGAACACGCCCGTCCTGATCGACGTGACCTCGAACGACGCCCCCGGCGTCGAGGGCGGCACCCCGCTCGACCCGACCACCGTGGTCTTCCCGACCGCCGGCCAGCCCACCGGCGCGACGGTCTCGGACGACGGCCGCACCCTGACCGTCCCCGGCCAGGGCACCTGGACGGCCGACCCGGCCACCGGGAAGGTCACCTACACGCCTGCCCAGGGCGCCACCGGCACGACGAGCCCCGTCGTCTACCAGGTCGCCGACACGGGCGGCGCCCAGGGCACCGGCAGCATCACGGTGACCGTGGCGCCCGTCACGCCGACCGCGACCGACGACACGGCCGAGACCCGTCAGGGCACCCCGGTGACGGTCGACGTGGTCGGGAACGACCGCGGCGGCAACGGCCGGACGCCGATCGAGCCGACCTCGGTCGTGTTCCCCTCCAAGGGCCAGCCCGCAGGGGCCGTCGTCTCGACCGACGGCCGCACCCTCACGGTCGCCGACCAGGGCACCTACACGATCGACCCGGCCACCGGGGCGATCACCTTCACCCCCGTCGCGGGCCTCCGCGGCACGGCGTCGCCGGTCGACTACGGCGTCTCCGACGTCGACGGCAGCACGACCACGGCGACCCTCACCGTCACGGTGAGCGAGGTCGGGCCGAAGGCCAAGGACGACACGGCCAGCACGCCGCAGAACACCGCGGTGGCCCTCGACCTGCCGCAGAACGACGCCCCCGGCGTCGCGGGCGGCACGGCGATCGACCCCAGCAAGGTGGTCTTCACCTCCGCGGGCCAGCCGAAGGACTCCGTCGTCTCCGACGGGGGCCGGAAGCTGACCGTCCCGTCCGAGGGCGTCTGGGCCGTCGACCGCACGTCGGGCGTCGCCACCTTCACACCGGTCGACGGCTTCGCCGGGACCACGACTCCGGTCACCTACCGGATCGCCGACGCCGGAGGAGCCACGAGCACCGCCGTCGCGACGGTCACGGTGACCCCGGTCGCCCCTCGTGCCGCCGACGACCAGGCGAGCACGCCGCAGAACACGCCGGTCACGATCGACCTCCTCGCCAACGACGCCGCAGGCGTCCGCGGCGGCGCGGCCCTCGACCCGACCTCGGTCGTGTTCACGACGACCGGCCAGCCGGCCGGAGCCGTGCTGGCCGACGGCGGGAAGACCCTCACCCTGCCGGGTGTCGGAGTGCTGCGGATCGGCGCCGCGAAGGGCTCGGTCGTCTTGACGCCGGCCCAGGCCTTCGTCGGCACCACGGCACCGGTCACCTACCAGGTCGCCGACGCACGCGGGCTGACCGCGACGGCCACCGTCGTGGTCACCGTCACCTCGGTCGTCCCGACGGCCGCCCCGGACAGCGCGCAGACGCCCGCCCAGACCCCCGTGACGATCGACCCCGCGGGGAACGACGCGCCCGGCAACGCCGGCACCCCGCTGGCCCCGACGTCCGTCCGGCTGCTCGACGGGACCGGCTCGCCGGTCACGGTCGTGACGATCGCCGGCACCGGGACCTTCACCGTGGACACCACGACGGGAAGGATCACCTTCGCCCCCGAGGCCGCCTACACCGGCACGGTGACCGTGCCCTACGTCATCAGCGACGTCGACGGCGGCACCGCCCGCTCGACTATCACCGTGACGGTGGGCACTCCCCCGACGGCGCTGGACGACCGCCGCTCGACCACCCCGGGCACCCCCGTGACCGTCACGGTGACGGGCAACGACAGCTCCGGCTCGACCGCGCTCGACCCGCGCTCGGTGCAGCTCGTCGACCCGGCCACCGGTGAGCTCGTCTCGTCGGTGACGGTCCCCGGCACCGGCACCTTCGAGGTGGGCACCGACGGCACGATCACCTTCACCCCCGAGGCGACGTTCTCCGGCACGGCGACCGTCACCTACTCGGTCGCCGACGAGGACGGCAGCCGCTCGACCGCCGAGCTGGCCGTGACGGTGCCCGCCGCACCGGTGCCCGCCACGCCCGGCATCGCCGTGACCCCGGCAGCCGAGGGAGGCGGCGTGGTCGTCACCGCACCCGGCGGCGGCAGCCTCGCCTTCACCGGCACGGAGCTGGCGGTGCCCGCCAGCATCGCGGTGCTGCTGCTGGTCGCGGGTGGCAGCCTGCTGGTGGTCCGCCGCCGGAAGCCTGCACGCCGGCACTGA
- a CDS encoding MFS transporter: MTQTSPVTSGPPAVASHRWWTLTTVALAQLMVVLDSTVVNIALPSAQADLGFSDGDRQWVVTAYSLAFGSLLLLGGRLSDLMGRKRTFVIGLIGFAVASALGGAAGSFGTLVAARALQGAFGALLAPTALAVLTTTFTIPKERARAFGVFGAIAGAGGALGLLLGGVLTENADWRWNLYINVVIAIVAVVGAVLFLHTVPRQGPRPKLDVPGTVLVSAALFSLVYGFSNAESEGWGSPLTWGFLAASGVLLVAFVLWQRRAAHALLPLSVVLDRNRGAAYLSVTIAGAGMFGIFLFVTYYLQTSLAYTPIQTGVSFLPMIGMLILAAQLSTNIFVPRFGPKAMVPFGMLLGAAGMLYLTRLGLDSTYARDVLPALMVLGFGMGSIMPASIQTATLGVDRGHAGVASAMVNTGQQVGGSIGTALLNTLAATATTGYLAAHLPTDARTAAEAAVHGYSTAYSWGAGFFLLGAVLAVTLFRTQADTRARAEAAAGVRAGSPAPEPVVAH; the protein is encoded by the coding sequence ATGACCCAGACCTCACCTGTCACGAGCGGCCCTCCCGCCGTGGCGTCGCACCGCTGGTGGACCCTCACCACGGTCGCCCTGGCCCAGCTGATGGTGGTGCTCGACTCGACCGTCGTGAACATCGCCCTGCCCAGCGCGCAGGCCGACCTCGGCTTCTCGGACGGCGACCGGCAGTGGGTCGTCACCGCCTACTCCCTCGCCTTCGGCAGCCTCCTCCTGCTCGGCGGCCGTCTCTCCGACCTCATGGGCCGCAAGCGCACCTTCGTGATCGGCCTGATCGGCTTCGCCGTCGCCTCGGCGCTCGGCGGCGCCGCGGGCAGCTTCGGCACGCTCGTCGCCGCCAGGGCCCTGCAGGGCGCGTTCGGCGCGCTGCTCGCCCCGACGGCGCTCGCCGTCCTCACGACCACCTTCACGATCCCGAAGGAGCGTGCGCGCGCCTTCGGCGTCTTCGGCGCGATCGCCGGGGCAGGAGGCGCGCTCGGCCTGCTGCTCGGAGGCGTCCTCACCGAGAACGCCGACTGGCGCTGGAACCTCTACATCAACGTCGTCATCGCGATCGTCGCCGTCGTGGGGGCCGTGCTGTTCCTGCACACCGTGCCGCGTCAGGGCCCGCGTCCGAAGCTCGACGTGCCCGGGACGGTCCTCGTCTCGGCGGCGCTCTTCTCGCTCGTCTACGGCTTCTCGAACGCCGAGTCCGAGGGCTGGGGCTCGCCGCTCACCTGGGGTTTCCTCGCCGCCTCCGGCGTCCTGCTCGTCGCGTTCGTCCTGTGGCAGCGCCGCGCGGCGCACGCCCTGCTGCCGCTCAGCGTCGTCCTCGACCGCAACCGCGGCGCCGCCTACCTGTCGGTGACGATCGCGGGGGCCGGCATGTTCGGCATCTTCCTCTTCGTCACGTACTACCTGCAGACGTCGCTCGCCTACACGCCGATCCAGACGGGCGTCTCGTTCCTGCCCATGATCGGCATGCTGATCCTGGCCGCGCAGCTGTCGACGAACATATTCGTGCCGCGGTTCGGGCCGAAGGCCATGGTGCCGTTCGGCATGCTCCTCGGCGCGGCGGGGATGTTGTACCTGACCCGTCTCGGGCTCGACAGCACCTACGCCCGCGACGTGCTGCCCGCGCTGATGGTGCTGGGCTTCGGCATGGGCTCGATCATGCCGGCGTCGATCCAGACGGCGACCCTCGGCGTCGACCGAGGGCACGCAGGAGTCGCCTCCGCGATGGTCAACACGGGCCAGCAGGTAGGCGGCTCGATCGGCACCGCGCTGCTCAACACCCTCGCGGCCACGGCCACGACGGGCTACCTCGCGGCGCACCTGCCGACCGACGCCCGCACGGCGGCCGAGGCCGCCGTGCACGGCTACTCGACGGCGTACTCGTGGGGCGCGGGCTTCTTCCTGCTCGGCGCCGTGCTCGCCGTCACGTTGTTCCGCACCCAGGCCGACACGCGTGCCCGGGCCGAGGCGGCCGCGGGCGTGCGTGCGGGCTCGCCGGCCCCCGAGCCGGTCGTCGCGCACTAG